The DNA region GAAGTACAGGGCCGGGTCGAGCGCATCGACAAGCAAGCGGTCGAATCCGGTGCCGGCTTCGTCCTCGACGCGCGCCTGCCCCGCGGCCGGCGTCACCAGGTCGACCGTGCCCGTCAGGTTGAAGATCGTTGCGGTCTGGTTGGTCGCCCCCTGCACCATCAGGCCGGGGCCACTCAACAGCCCGTCACCGTTGAAGAGCAGGTTCTCGTCGGGTTGGACGAAGTTGGGTGCCGCCAGGAACAGCAGCGCAGCGTCGGCCTGGGTTGCCATGCCGAACATCAGGGCGCCCGTGCACAGCGCGGGGGTGAGTAGACGAAGCATCGACGTGTGTCCACCTCCTGGGCCTGGAACAGGCCCGGTCCAGAAGGAGCAATGCACGTGCCGATGACCACTGCGCCCGCAGCCTGCACGCCGGCCTCCCGGTGTGATGCAGACGGCATCACCGCGCGAGCCGGCCATGCAGGTCAGGTAAGCGGAAGCGCACGCGGCAGCCCGACGGCGAGCCGGCCGGCGCCGCGAACCTACCGGCCCTGTCGACGGGCAGAAACGACGAACGCCGCACCGGCCAGTGGCTCGTGCGGCGTCATGAGGAGATTTGGTGGACGGCAGGAGGCTCGAACTCCCGACCTCCGCGTTGCGAACGCGGCGCTCTCCCAGCTGAGCTAGCCGCCCACTCCCTGTCGAGCGGCCCCGGGCGGGGCCGCGTCGGCCTCAGGCAGCGTCACCGCGCCTCGACCGAACGCAGAGTGTAGCACACTCGAGGGGGCCTTGGGCCTTGGGCCTTGGGCCTTGGGCCTTGGGCCTTGGGCCTTGGGCCTTGGGCCTTGGGCCTTGGGCCTTGGGCCTGCATTAGGCATTCGGCATCCTGCATTAGGCATTCGGCATTCGGCATTTCTATAATGCCCCTACCGTGCCCATCTTCGAATACCGCTGCGACCACTGCGGCCACCGCTTCGAAGCCATCGTCCTGAACGGCAAGCAGCCCGAGCTGTGCCCGGCCTGTGAGCACCCCGAGCTCCGCAAGCAGATCTCGACCTTCGCAGCACATGCGGGCGGTTCGGCGGTCGCCGCCGCCCCGGGTGCCTGCGGCAGTTGCGGCGACCCGCGTGGTCCCGGCAGCTGCCGCATGCACTGAGCCCGGAGCCGAGCCCTGTTCCACCTCCGCCGCCGCTCTGCCGTCGCCGTCGCCGATGCGCTCGACCACCTGGCCGGCCTGTCGCGCGCGCTCGGGCGCACCCACGACGCCGCTCACTGGGCCCGCGTCTCGACCGCGATCCGGCGCATCGCCGACCATCAGTCGCGCACGCCGTGGAGCCTCATCCGCCGCTCGCTCGACTCCCAGGGCCTGTTGACCGCCCGCGACGCGGAGTTGCTCGAGCGGCTGCGCCGCATCGACCACGACGAGATCGCGCTCCTGCACCGCCGGCTCCCGGCCGGCGCGCGCGCCTTGATCCGCCACGGGCAGCATCCCCTGCGCCACCGGGTCGCCGACGAGGATCTCCTCCTGGACGCCGACCTGGCCCGCCACCTGCCCGACGAGCTGGTCGACGCGCTCATCCCGCCCGACGCCGACGAGGGACACGTGCCGCTGGGACGCGCGTGGATGCAGGCCAAGCAGGCCCGCAAGGAGCTGGCGGCGGCCGCTGGCGCCCCGGAGGCATGGCACCTGCTCGGCGGACTCAGGCGGACCGACCCGCTGAGCCCTGACGTGGCCGTCCTGGCCGTGACCGCCGACCCGGAGGGCTGGGTGCGACGCGTGGTGGACACGTTGCCACGCGAGGTACTGGTCGTGGCCGGGTCGCGTGGGGTCGCCCTGGCCGCCGACCCGGAGCCGATCGTCGTGCACGCGACGACTCCCGATGCGGCGCCGACGAGCCTGCTCTGGTACACGGGGCCGCGCCTGCACGTCCGCGCCCTTGCCGCACGGGCCACCGCGCGCGGCTTCACGCTGTCGCGCGATGCGCTACTCGAGGGCGATGCCGCGGTGCCCGTCGTCGACGAGGCCGCCGTGTACGAGAGGCTGGGGTTGCCCCTGGTGCCCGTGGAGTTGCGCGGCCGCCCCGACATCCTGGCCACCGCCGACGCCGGGAACCTGCCGACCCTGATCGAAGTGGCGGACATCCGCGGCGACCTGCACATGCACACGGTGTACAGCGACGGCCGCGACAGCGTGGCCGGCATGGTGCACGCCGCACGAGCGCTCGGCTATCGCTACATGGCGATCACCGATCATTCCCCGACGTCGCGCGCGTCGCGGGTGCTGAGCCTGGAACGGCTCGCCGAGCAAGCCGAAGAGATCGCCGCAGTGCGGGCGCTGGTCCCCGACATCACCATCCTGCAGGGCATCGAGTGCGACATCCAGGAGGACGGCAGCCTCGACGTCCCCGATTCCGTGCTCGAACGCCTCGACATCGTGCTGGCCTCGATGCACGAGAGCTTCGGCCACTCGCCGG from Luteitalea sp. TBR-22 includes:
- a CDS encoding PHP domain-containing protein, which encodes MTARDAELLERLRRIDHDEIALLHRRLPAGARALIRHGQHPLRHRVADEDLLLDADLARHLPDELVDALIPPDADEGHVPLGRAWMQAKQARKELAAAAGAPEAWHLLGGLRRTDPLSPDVAVLAVTADPEGWVRRVVDTLPREVLVVAGSRGVALAADPEPIVVHATTPDAAPTSLLWYTGPRLHVRALAARATARGFTLSRDALLEGDAAVPVVDEAAVYERLGLPLVPVELRGRPDILATADAGNLPTLIEVADIRGDLHMHTVYSDGRDSVAGMVHAARALGYRYMAITDHSPTSRASRVLSLERLAEQAEEIAAVRALVPDITILQGIECDIQEDGSLDVPDSVLERLDIVLASMHESFGHSPARILQRYERVLAHPLVNVITHPANRSPGRQPGYALAFARLFEEAARTGTAVEIDGAPGHLDLDAPLAELAASIGAPILVDSDCHMAERLGRQMRFGVGLARRAGLTRAQVLNTGNVDAIRAFVAAKRTGRR
- a CDS encoding zinc ribbon domain-containing protein is translated as MPIFEYRCDHCGHRFEAIVLNGKQPELCPACEHPELRKQISTFAAHAGGSAVAAAPGACGSCGDPRGPGSCRMH